The following are from one region of the Microbacterium paraoxydans genome:
- a CDS encoding endonuclease domain-containing protein, with product MNGMRRARLLQAMREVDGVARVERLRDRGVSRYDLETAVAERVIQRVRVGWVALPGADPRRVTAAQHGVLLTCVTQARRLGIWVHDERPRLHLAASPGSRGGKPPEARVHWARPLVPRHPDALEDSIENVLSLVSTCEPYEQALATWESALNKGLVDRERLLRLRWGPRGRRLLAEALPFADAGLETYLRVRLRWLRLPLRFQTWIAGHRVDALIGERLVLQIDGGTHVGAQRDQDNRHDAELKLRGYHVIRLGYHQVMDEWPAVQDLLMRAVAQGLHRARTA from the coding sequence ATGAACGGGATGAGGCGGGCACGGCTGCTGCAGGCGATGCGCGAGGTCGACGGAGTCGCACGGGTCGAGAGGCTCCGGGATCGCGGGGTCAGCCGGTACGACCTCGAGACGGCGGTCGCGGAGCGGGTGATCCAGCGGGTGCGAGTCGGGTGGGTGGCGCTGCCCGGTGCCGATCCGCGTCGGGTGACCGCGGCGCAGCACGGTGTTCTGCTGACGTGCGTGACGCAGGCGCGGCGGCTGGGCATCTGGGTGCACGACGAGAGACCGCGCCTTCACCTCGCCGCCAGCCCGGGCAGCCGGGGCGGGAAGCCGCCGGAGGCCCGCGTGCACTGGGCTCGGCCTCTGGTCCCGCGACACCCCGATGCGCTGGAGGACTCGATCGAGAATGTGCTGAGCCTGGTGTCCACGTGCGAGCCGTACGAACAGGCGCTCGCGACCTGGGAGTCGGCATTGAACAAGGGGCTCGTCGATCGAGAGAGGCTGCTCCGACTCCGCTGGGGACCGCGCGGGCGGCGGCTCCTGGCCGAGGCGCTGCCGTTCGCGGATGCGGGGCTCGAGACCTACCTGCGCGTGCGACTGCGCTGGCTCCGGCTGCCGCTGCGCTTCCAGACGTGGATCGCCGGGCACCGGGTGGACGCCCTGATCGGCGAGCGGCTCGTGCTGCAGATCGACGGCGGCACCCATGTCGGAGCCCAGCGCGACCAGGACAACCGTCACGATGCAGAGCTGAAGCTGCGCGGCTACCACGTCATCCGTCTGGGCTATCACCAGGTGATGGACGAGTGGCCCGCGGTGCAGGACCTCCTCATGCGGGCCGTCGCCCAGGGACTGCATCGTGCTCGCACGGCGTGA
- a CDS encoding Rne/Rng family ribonuclease — protein MADENNDNNAPALDAPADAAEPLTAPTDSTDVEAESDTSAAQAPSEDVPAESDAAAEPEAPAEPEAPAEPEAPAESEAPAEPEAPAETEAPAEPEAPAKSEAPAEPEAPAEPEKPAAVTAVSLGLLPEVFVSQVSTQLHFYAPEIVPLPARPGRDDRAPERDQEESGGGRRGRRRRGGSEGDDQRDEPRQRQRVVEYITEPKAIKGSTRLEAKKQRRRDGRDAGRRRPVVTEAEFLARRESVDRKMVVRSKNGRTQIGVLEDGVLVEHYVARNQDASLIGNVYLGRVQNVLPSMEAAFVDIGRGRNAVLYSGEVDWDGVETGNQPRRIELALKPGDRVLVQVTKDPVGHKGARLTSQISLPGRYLVYVPGGSMNGISRKLPDNERARLKRILKEVLPESSGVIVRTAAEGATEEQLTRDVQRLTSQWEHIQKQVESQQAPALLHAEPDLLVKIVRDVFNEDFTKMLIQGEESQRTIRAYLESVAPDLLERVEAYEDDVDPFDAFRITEQIEKALDRKVWLPSGGSLVIDRTEAMTVVDVNTGKFVGSGGNLEETVTKNNLEAAEEIVRQLRLRDIGGIIVVDFIDMVLESNRDLVLRRLIECLSRDRTKHQVAEVTSLGLVQMTRKKLGLGLLETFSEACEVCAGRGVIVHHDPVVKHRANGNGNNNGGNGNGGRRQRGNGNGNGGGNNHPAPAAPPVTHAITEGAKSALAQIAASTIAPAGEPAAEVPVVESASAPASERPKKARKKRGDRKGPKTPTEELLDSVLDALPEPKAPGQGRGRRRVTTAALSGTPVSVNSEASVSPVASADPEA, from the coding sequence ATGGCCGATGAGAACAATGACAACAACGCCCCCGCCCTCGACGCCCCGGCTGATGCCGCGGAGCCGCTGACGGCGCCCACCGACTCCACAGACGTCGAGGCGGAGAGCGACACCTCCGCGGCGCAGGCTCCGTCCGAGGACGTCCCTGCGGAGTCCGACGCCGCCGCCGAGCCCGAGGCCCCTGCCGAGCCCGAGGCTCCCGCTGAGCCTGAGGCTCCCGCGGAGTCCGAGGCTCCCGCGGAGCCCGAGGCCCCTGCCGAAACTGAGGCTCCGGCTGAGCCTGAGGCTCCCGCAAAGTCCGAGGCTCCGGCTGAGCCCGAGGCCCCTGCCGAGCCGGAGAAGCCCGCGGCCGTCACCGCCGTGTCGCTCGGACTGCTGCCCGAGGTCTTCGTGTCGCAGGTGTCGACCCAGCTGCACTTCTATGCACCGGAGATCGTCCCGCTTCCTGCCCGCCCCGGTCGTGACGACCGTGCGCCCGAGCGCGACCAGGAGGAGTCCGGAGGAGGGCGCCGCGGGCGCCGTCGCCGTGGCGGATCCGAGGGCGATGACCAGCGCGACGAGCCGCGGCAGCGCCAGCGCGTCGTCGAGTACATCACCGAGCCGAAGGCGATCAAGGGTTCGACCAGGCTCGAAGCCAAGAAGCAGCGGCGTCGTGACGGCCGTGACGCCGGTCGTCGTCGTCCGGTCGTGACCGAGGCCGAGTTCCTCGCGCGTCGCGAGTCGGTCGACCGCAAGATGGTCGTGCGCTCCAAGAACGGCCGCACGCAGATCGGAGTCCTGGAGGACGGCGTGCTCGTGGAGCACTACGTCGCCCGCAACCAGGACGCCTCGCTGATCGGCAACGTCTACCTCGGTCGCGTGCAGAACGTGCTTCCCAGCATGGAGGCCGCGTTCGTCGACATCGGCCGCGGCCGCAACGCCGTGCTCTACTCGGGCGAGGTGGACTGGGACGGCGTCGAGACCGGCAACCAGCCCCGTCGCATCGAACTGGCGCTGAAGCCCGGCGATCGCGTGCTCGTGCAGGTCACCAAGGACCCGGTGGGCCACAAGGGTGCCCGCCTCACGAGCCAGATCTCGCTGCCCGGCCGCTACCTCGTGTACGTGCCCGGCGGCTCGATGAACGGCATCAGCCGCAAGCTGCCCGACAACGAGCGCGCGCGTCTCAAGCGCATCCTCAAGGAGGTGCTGCCGGAGTCGTCCGGCGTGATCGTCCGCACGGCGGCCGAGGGCGCCACCGAGGAGCAGCTGACCCGCGACGTGCAGCGCCTCACCTCGCAGTGGGAGCACATCCAGAAGCAGGTCGAGAGCCAGCAGGCGCCGGCGCTCCTGCACGCCGAGCCCGACCTGCTCGTGAAGATCGTCCGTGACGTCTTCAACGAGGACTTCACGAAGATGCTCATCCAGGGCGAGGAGTCGCAGCGCACGATCCGGGCGTACCTGGAGAGCGTCGCGCCCGACCTGCTCGAGCGCGTCGAGGCCTATGAGGACGACGTCGACCCGTTCGACGCGTTCCGCATCACCGAGCAGATCGAGAAGGCGCTGGACCGCAAGGTGTGGCTGCCCTCCGGCGGCTCGCTCGTGATCGACCGCACCGAGGCCATGACGGTCGTCGACGTCAACACCGGCAAGTTCGTCGGCTCGGGCGGAAACCTCGAGGAGACCGTCACCAAGAACAACCTCGAGGCCGCGGAGGAGATCGTCCGCCAGCTCCGCTTGCGCGACATCGGCGGCATCATCGTCGTCGACTTCATCGACATGGTCCTGGAGTCCAACCGCGATCTCGTGCTTCGGCGCCTGATCGAATGCCTGAGCCGCGACCGGACCAAGCACCAGGTCGCCGAGGTCACGTCGCTCGGGCTCGTGCAGATGACCCGCAAGAAGCTGGGGCTCGGCCTGCTGGAGACCTTCAGCGAGGCGTGCGAGGTCTGCGCCGGCCGCGGCGTGATCGTGCACCACGACCCGGTCGTGAAGCACCGCGCGAACGGCAACGGCAACAACAACGGCGGTAACGGCAACGGCGGACGCCGGCAGCGCGGGAACGGCAACGGCAACGGCGGTGGCAACAATCACCCCGCGCCCGCCGCACCGCCTGTGACCCACGCCATCACCGAGGGGGCGAAGTCCGCCCTCGCGCAGATCGCTGCCTCCACCATTGCGCCGGCCGGCGAACCGGCCGCCGAGGTGCCGGTCGTCGAGTCCGCTTCGGCGCCCGCATCCGAGCGCCCGAAGAAGGCTCGGAAGAAGCGCGGCGACCGCAAGGGGCCGAAGACCCCGACCGAGGAGCTGCTCGACTCGGTGCTGGACGCGCTTCCGGAGCCCAAGGCGCCGGGTCAGGGCCGTGGACGGCGTCGGGTCACCACCGCCGCGCTCTCCGGCACGCCCGTGTCCGTGAACTCGGAGGCCTCAGTGTCGCCGGTCGCGTCCGCGGACCCGGAGGCCTGA
- a CDS encoding DUF4233 domain-containing protein, translating to MSAAAAPRRPRAPRTLVQKLAPVVLGFEAIVVFLVGLTIFGLKALPAGIEQWWGIVGGAVVAVACVVIAGMITKPWAIPAGWIVQIVVALSAIAVPAVLLVVLIFGGMWAYATIMGARLDARRPSGAPTAQNADTESE from the coding sequence ATGAGTGCCGCCGCCGCCCCGCGTCGACCGCGCGCCCCGCGCACCCTCGTGCAGAAGCTCGCCCCGGTGGTGCTCGGCTTCGAGGCGATCGTCGTCTTCCTCGTCGGTCTCACCATCTTCGGCTTGAAGGCTCTGCCCGCCGGCATCGAGCAGTGGTGGGGGATCGTGGGCGGTGCCGTCGTGGCCGTGGCCTGCGTCGTCATCGCGGGCATGATCACGAAGCCCTGGGCGATCCCCGCCGGATGGATCGTGCAGATCGTGGTCGCGCTGTCGGCCATCGCCGTCCCCGCGGTGCTTCTCGTCGTCCTGATTTTCGGCGGCATGTGGGCGTATGCGACCATCATGGGGGCCCGCCTGGACGCACGACGCCCGAGCGGGGCTCCGACCGCGCAGAACGCAGACACAGAGAGTGAATGA
- a CDS encoding bifunctional folylpolyglutamate synthase/dihydrofolate synthase gives MSARDRADAVYETLLSRAGERWVQPRKERTARILEYLDDPQRTYRVIHITGTNGKTSTARMIESLLRAHDLRTGLFTSPHLERFTERIMIDGEPIADEAVADAWDEIEPFVGIVDAELEAAGEAPLTFFELLTVLAFVAVADAPVDVLVLEVGMGGEWDSTNTADGDVAVFAPIDIDHADRLGSTIAEIAQVKAGIIKEGAAVVSAQQPAEAAEVLRRVAAERHATIAFEGEDFGLAEQKLAVGGQLLTIRGLAGQYEEEYLPLYGAHQGHNAALAVAAVESLIGGAGQAIAGGVISDGLQGSTSPGRLQLLGIAPTVIVDAAHNPHGAAALAQALDDSFDFDEWGLVLGVLADKDAAGIVARLAPAAAHVFATAPESDRASDADLIADLVEQAGQRATVHPSLADAADAAREWAASSDRRAVVIAGSVVLAGEAIALSEEEDWKSGWRA, from the coding sequence ATGAGTGCGAGAGACCGGGCCGACGCCGTCTACGAGACGCTGCTGAGCCGTGCCGGGGAACGCTGGGTGCAGCCGCGCAAGGAGCGGACGGCGCGGATCCTCGAGTACCTCGACGATCCGCAGCGCACCTACCGCGTCATCCACATCACCGGCACCAACGGCAAGACGTCGACCGCGCGGATGATCGAGAGCCTGCTGCGCGCCCATGATCTGCGCACCGGCCTGTTCACGAGTCCGCACCTGGAGCGCTTCACCGAGCGCATCATGATCGACGGCGAGCCGATCGCCGACGAGGCCGTCGCCGACGCCTGGGACGAGATCGAACCGTTCGTGGGGATCGTCGACGCCGAGCTCGAGGCGGCGGGGGAGGCCCCGCTGACGTTCTTCGAGCTGCTCACGGTCCTCGCCTTCGTCGCGGTCGCCGACGCGCCCGTCGACGTGCTCGTCCTCGAGGTCGGCATGGGTGGCGAGTGGGACTCCACGAACACCGCCGACGGCGACGTGGCGGTGTTCGCTCCGATCGACATCGACCACGCGGACCGCCTGGGGAGCACGATCGCCGAGATCGCCCAGGTCAAGGCCGGCATCATCAAGGAGGGCGCCGCCGTCGTCTCCGCCCAGCAGCCCGCCGAGGCCGCCGAGGTGCTGCGCCGTGTGGCCGCGGAGCGTCATGCCACCATCGCCTTCGAAGGCGAGGACTTCGGGCTCGCCGAGCAGAAGCTCGCGGTCGGCGGCCAGCTCCTCACCATCCGCGGCCTCGCGGGGCAGTACGAGGAGGAGTACCTCCCGCTGTACGGCGCGCACCAGGGTCACAACGCCGCCCTGGCCGTCGCCGCCGTCGAGTCGCTCATCGGCGGCGCCGGTCAGGCGATCGCCGGCGGCGTGATCTCCGACGGACTCCAGGGCAGCACGTCTCCCGGCCGGCTGCAGCTCCTCGGCATCGCCCCCACCGTCATCGTCGACGCCGCGCACAACCCGCACGGGGCCGCGGCGCTCGCCCAGGCGCTCGACGACAGCTTCGACTTCGACGAGTGGGGCCTCGTGCTCGGCGTCCTCGCGGACAAGGACGCGGCGGGGATCGTCGCGCGGCTCGCACCGGCCGCTGCGCACGTCTTCGCGACCGCGCCGGAGTCGGACCGCGCCAGCGATGCCGACCTCATCGCGGACCTCGTCGAACAGGCCGGACAGCGCGCCACCGTGCACCCGTCGCTCGCCGACGCCGCGGACGCGGCCCGGGAATGGGCGGCCTCGTCGGATCGTCGGGCCGTGGTCATCGCCGGCTCCGTCGTGCTCGCGGGTGAGGCGATCGCGCTCTCCGAGGAGGAGGACTGGAAGTCGGGGTGGCGCGCATGA
- a CDS encoding pentapeptide repeat-containing protein, protein MPNSPTAPRVSAPDLPPVLEPREAARRADLLAAALELTGTVDLAYATLEQCAVQADADSIDLTGATLLDVDLPEPRIASLRLRNASIRRLRITGGRIGTLDLGDARVAELELRDVRIDYLNLGAARAEDVDVVGCAVRTIDIPQAELMRVRFQATRSDEVDPRGLRAKDVDLRGLDALSYLDVQSLRGTTLSSVQVQQLAPVMAAGLGITVTD, encoded by the coding sequence ATGCCGAACTCCCCGACCGCGCCCCGTGTGTCCGCGCCCGACCTGCCGCCCGTGCTGGAGCCGCGTGAAGCCGCGCGCCGGGCTGACCTCCTCGCCGCCGCGCTGGAGCTCACCGGCACCGTCGACCTCGCGTACGCCACGCTCGAGCAGTGCGCGGTGCAGGCCGACGCCGACAGCATCGACCTCACCGGGGCCACGCTCCTCGACGTCGACCTGCCCGAGCCACGCATCGCGTCGCTCCGGCTACGGAACGCGAGCATCCGTCGACTCCGGATCACGGGCGGCCGCATCGGGACCCTCGACCTCGGTGACGCCCGCGTGGCCGAGCTCGAGCTGCGGGACGTGCGCATCGACTACCTGAACCTGGGCGCCGCCCGCGCCGAAGACGTCGACGTCGTGGGATGCGCCGTCCGCACGATCGACATCCCGCAGGCCGAACTGATGCGTGTCCGGTTCCAGGCCACGCGCAGCGACGAGGTCGACCCCCGGGGCCTGCGCGCGAAGGACGTGGACCTCCGCGGCCTCGACGCGCTCTCCTACCTCGACGTCCAGAGCCTGCGGGGCACCACCCTCTCGTCGGTGCAGGTGCAGCAGCTCGCGCCCGTGATGGCGGCCGGGCTCGGGATCACCGTCACGGACTGA
- the ndk gene encoding nucleoside-diphosphate kinase — protein MATEETLVLVKPDGVARGLTGTILARIEAKGYALVDIRLVEPDRDLLAAHYAEHEGKPFYEPLLEFMMSGPSVAIRLAGNRVIEGFRSLAGTTDPTTAAPGTIRGDFGRDWGLQVQQNLVHGSDSPESATRELGIWFD, from the coding sequence ATGGCCACCGAAGAAACCCTCGTCCTCGTCAAGCCGGACGGTGTCGCCCGCGGCCTCACCGGCACGATCCTCGCCCGCATCGAGGCGAAGGGATACGCCCTCGTCGACATCCGCCTCGTCGAGCCCGACCGCGACCTCCTCGCCGCGCACTACGCCGAGCACGAGGGCAAGCCGTTCTACGAGCCCCTTCTCGAGTTCATGATGTCCGGTCCCTCCGTGGCGATCCGCCTCGCGGGCAACCGCGTCATCGAGGGCTTCCGCTCCCTCGCCGGCACGACCGACCCCACGACCGCCGCGCCGGGCACCATCCGTGGTGACTTCGGTCGCGACTGGGGCCTCCAGGTGCAGCAGAACCTCGTGCACGGCTCGGACAGCCCCGAGTCGGCCACTCGCGAGCTGGGCATCTGGTTCGACTGA
- the ileS gene encoding isoleucine--tRNA ligase, giving the protein MTYPRSSFGPAADQATTVAPSPRFPQIEEEVLDFWKTDDTFRASIEQREGAPEWVFYDGPPFANGLPHYGHLLTGYAKDVFPRFQTMIGHKVDRVFGWDTHGLPAELEAMKQLGITEKSEIEEMGIDVFNEKARSSVLKYTREWEDYVTRQARWVDFERGYKTLDLGYMESVLWAFKTLYDKGLAYEGYRVLPYCWRDETPLSAHELRMDDDVYQMRQDPSVTVTFPLTGAKAEALGLTGVRALAWTTTPWTLPTNLALAVGPDIEYVVLPAGPAGASDVHQGRAAPSADQLAVEASAHRYLLAKDLLGGYAKDLGYESPEDALAAVDATLRGAELADVTYDRLFDYYADEETYGTGNAWRILVDDYVTTTDGTGIVHQAPAYGEDDQRVAGAAGIPTILSLDDGGRFLPNVTDVAGELWMDANTPLVRIIRDNGRLVRLQSYEHSYPHCWRCRNPLIYKAVSSWFIRVTDIKDDLLANNEQITWVPENVKEGQFGKWLEGARDWSISRNRYWGSPIPIWKSDDPEYPRVDAYGSLEELERDFGTLPRNPEGEVDLHRPYIDDLTRPNPDDPTGKSTMRRIGDVFDVWFDSGSMPYAQVHYPFENQEWFDSHSPADFIVEYIGQTRGWFYVMHVLSTALFNRPAFTGVSCHGIVLGSDGYKMSKSLRNYPDVSEVLDRDGSDAMRWFLMSSAVLRGGNLIVTEEGIRSGVREFLLPLWNSWYFFATYANASTDSATQGGAGSATQGGGYEASWRTDSTDVLDRYILARLGDLVREVRADLEGLDSTTASARLRDFAEVLTNWYIRRSRDRFWVGVTHDPKSREAFDTLYTVLETLCRVAAPLVPLISERVWQGLTGGRSVHLQDWPDADQFPAADEIRDAMDAVRELSSVGNALRKKEKLRVRLPLARLTVVSPLAADLGQFEDILREELNVKTVELVPLTDEAAGEYGISHRLSVNARAAGPRLGKDVQKAIQAARSGDWSETDGVVTAGGIALEPAEYDLVLETTGRPEGEALAIVPSGGFVLLDTDTTPELEAEGIARDAIRVVQEARKNAGLDVSDRIVLALNAAPAEAAALETHADLIAAETLAVAFAVQPTDDLDRLVDEVTSPGDGVHRSGAKALGAGKAPLLVTIDTNLEKVGA; this is encoded by the coding sequence ATGACCTACCCGCGCTCCTCCTTCGGCCCCGCTGCCGACCAGGCCACCACTGTGGCGCCGAGCCCCCGCTTCCCGCAGATCGAGGAGGAGGTGCTCGACTTCTGGAAGACCGACGACACCTTCCGCGCCTCCATCGAGCAGCGCGAAGGCGCTCCCGAGTGGGTGTTCTACGACGGCCCTCCCTTCGCGAACGGTCTGCCGCACTACGGCCACCTGCTCACGGGCTATGCGAAGGACGTGTTCCCGCGCTTCCAGACGATGATCGGGCACAAGGTCGATCGCGTCTTCGGATGGGACACCCACGGGCTCCCGGCCGAGCTCGAGGCGATGAAGCAGCTCGGGATCACCGAGAAGAGCGAGATCGAGGAGATGGGGATCGACGTCTTCAACGAGAAGGCGCGCTCCTCGGTCCTGAAGTACACGCGGGAGTGGGAGGACTACGTCACCCGCCAGGCCCGGTGGGTGGACTTCGAGCGCGGCTACAAGACGCTCGACCTCGGCTACATGGAGAGCGTGCTCTGGGCCTTCAAGACCCTGTACGACAAGGGGCTCGCTTACGAGGGCTACCGCGTCCTCCCGTACTGCTGGCGCGATGAGACGCCGCTGTCCGCCCACGAGCTGCGCATGGACGACGACGTCTACCAGATGCGACAGGACCCGTCGGTCACCGTCACCTTCCCGCTCACCGGCGCGAAGGCCGAGGCGCTGGGCCTCACCGGCGTGCGCGCCCTCGCCTGGACGACGACCCCGTGGACCCTGCCGACCAACCTCGCGCTCGCCGTGGGGCCGGACATCGAGTACGTGGTGCTGCCCGCCGGTCCCGCCGGCGCCTCCGACGTGCACCAGGGCCGCGCCGCTCCCTCAGCCGACCAGCTCGCGGTCGAGGCCTCCGCACACCGCTACCTGCTCGCGAAGGACCTGCTCGGCGGATACGCCAAGGATCTCGGTTACGAGAGCCCGGAGGACGCGCTCGCCGCGGTCGACGCCACGCTGCGCGGTGCGGAGCTGGCCGACGTCACCTACGACCGCCTGTTCGACTACTACGCGGACGAGGAGACCTACGGCACGGGGAACGCCTGGCGCATCCTCGTCGACGACTATGTGACCACCACCGACGGCACCGGCATCGTCCACCAGGCACCGGCCTACGGTGAGGACGACCAGCGCGTCGCCGGCGCCGCGGGCATCCCGACGATCCTGTCGCTCGACGACGGCGGGCGCTTCCTCCCGAACGTCACGGATGTCGCGGGCGAGCTGTGGATGGACGCGAACACCCCGCTCGTGCGGATCATCCGGGACAACGGCCGCCTGGTCCGGCTGCAGAGCTACGAGCACTCCTACCCGCACTGCTGGCGCTGCCGGAACCCCCTGATCTACAAGGCCGTGTCGAGCTGGTTCATCCGGGTCACCGACATCAAGGACGACCTCCTCGCGAACAACGAGCAGATCACCTGGGTGCCGGAGAACGTGAAGGAGGGACAGTTCGGCAAGTGGCTCGAGGGCGCCCGCGACTGGTCGATCAGCCGCAACCGCTACTGGGGCTCGCCCATCCCGATCTGGAAGAGCGACGACCCGGAGTACCCACGCGTCGACGCCTACGGCTCGCTGGAGGAGCTGGAGCGCGACTTCGGCACGCTGCCGCGGAATCCCGAGGGCGAGGTGGATCTGCACCGCCCCTACATCGACGATCTGACCAGGCCGAACCCGGACGACCCCACGGGCAAGAGCACGATGCGGCGCATCGGCGACGTCTTCGACGTGTGGTTCGACTCCGGCTCGATGCCCTACGCCCAGGTGCACTATCCGTTTGAGAACCAGGAGTGGTTCGACTCGCACTCCCCGGCGGACTTCATCGTGGAGTACATCGGCCAGACCCGCGGCTGGTTCTACGTCATGCACGTGCTCTCGACGGCGCTGTTCAACCGCCCGGCGTTCACGGGCGTCAGCTGCCACGGCATCGTGCTCGGCAGCGACGGCTACAAGATGTCGAAGTCGCTGCGGAACTATCCGGACGTGTCCGAGGTGCTGGACCGCGACGGGTCCGACGCGATGCGCTGGTTCCTGATGTCCAGCGCAGTGCTCCGCGGAGGCAACCTCATCGTCACCGAGGAGGGCATCCGGTCCGGCGTGCGCGAATTCCTGCTGCCGCTGTGGAACTCGTGGTACTTCTTCGCGACGTATGCGAATGCTTCGACAGACTCAGCGACCCAGGGAGGAGCAGGCTCCGCGACCCAGGGAGGCGGGTACGAGGCGTCGTGGCGCACCGACTCGACCGACGTCCTCGACCGGTACATCCTCGCGCGGCTGGGCGACCTCGTCCGCGAGGTCCGGGCCGATCTGGAAGGTCTGGACTCGACCACCGCGTCCGCGCGACTGCGTGACTTCGCCGAGGTGCTGACGAACTGGTACATCCGCCGCTCGCGCGACCGGTTCTGGGTGGGCGTGACGCACGACCCGAAGAGCCGCGAGGCCTTCGACACGCTGTACACGGTGCTGGAGACCCTGTGCCGCGTGGCCGCGCCGCTCGTCCCGCTCATCAGCGAGCGCGTGTGGCAGGGCCTCACCGGCGGGCGCAGCGTGCACCTGCAGGACTGGCCCGATGCGGATCAGTTCCCCGCCGCCGACGAGATCCGCGACGCCATGGATGCCGTCCGTGAGCTGTCGAGCGTCGGCAACGCGCTGCGCAAGAAGGAGAAGCTGCGCGTGCGGCTGCCGCTCGCACGGCTCACGGTGGTCTCTCCGCTCGCGGCCGACCTCGGCCAGTTCGAGGACATCCTCCGCGAGGAGCTCAACGTGAAGACCGTCGAGCTCGTCCCGCTGACCGACGAGGCGGCGGGGGAGTACGGCATCAGCCACCGGCTGAGCGTGAACGCCCGCGCTGCGGGTCCGCGCCTCGGCAAGGACGTGCAGAAGGCCATCCAGGCCGCGCGCTCGGGTGACTGGTCCGAGACCGACGGCGTCGTGACGGCCGGCGGCATCGCTCTGGAGCCCGCCGAGTACGACCTCGTCCTCGAGACCACGGGTCGCCCCGAGGGGGAGGCCCTGGCCATCGTCCCGTCCGGCGGCTTCGTCCTGCTCGACACCGACACGACGCCGGAGCTGGAGGCGGAGGGCATCGCCCGCGACGCCATCCGCGTCGTGCAGGAGGCGCGCAAGAACGCCGGGCTCGACGTCAGCGACCGGATCGTGCTGGCCCTCAACGCCGCTCCCGCGGAGGCGGCGGCGCTGGAGACCCATGCCGACCTCATCGCCGCCGAGACGCTCGCCGTGGCGTTCGCCGTGCAGCCGACCGACGACCTCGACCGGCTCGTCGACGAGGTCACCAGCCCCGGAGACGGCGTGCATCGGAGCGGGGCGAAGGCCCTCGGGGCCGGGAAGGCGCCGCTCCTCGTCACGATCGACACGAACCTGGAGAAGGTGGGCGCATGA
- a CDS encoding vitamin K epoxide reductase family protein, giving the protein MSEQRTRPVVYAVWLIIASVIGWYAAFQLTVEKFALLENPQEALGCDLSPFIQCSTNLQSWQGSVFGFPNPIIGLTGWMAPLVVGVAILAGARFPRWFWAAFGVGITFAFGLVCWLIAQSLYDLFVLCPWCMVTWAVTIPTFFATMVHLARNGTFTSDAKVRAGADKLMPWVPLATVVAYALIIFLAQLQGLDFLGEMAKILF; this is encoded by the coding sequence ATGAGCGAGCAGCGCACCCGCCCCGTCGTCTATGCCGTGTGGTTGATCATCGCGAGCGTCATCGGCTGGTACGCCGCCTTCCAGCTCACGGTCGAGAAGTTCGCGCTGCTGGAGAACCCGCAGGAAGCGCTCGGGTGTGACCTCAGCCCGTTCATCCAGTGCAGCACCAACCTGCAGTCGTGGCAGGGCTCGGTCTTCGGCTTCCCGAACCCGATCATCGGCCTCACGGGCTGGATGGCGCCGCTCGTCGTCGGTGTCGCGATCCTCGCCGGCGCACGCTTCCCCCGATGGTTCTGGGCAGCGTTCGGGGTCGGCATCACCTTCGCGTTCGGCCTCGTGTGCTGGCTGATCGCGCAGAGCCTCTACGACCTCTTCGTGCTCTGCCCCTGGTGCATGGTCACCTGGGCGGTGACGATCCCCACCTTCTTCGCCACCATGGTCCACCTGGCCCGCAACGGCACGTTCACGAGCGATGCGAAGGTCCGCGCGGGTGCCGACAAGCTCATGCCGTGGGTGCCGCTGGCGACCGTCGTCGCCTATGCGCTGATCATCTTCCTCGCGCAGCTGCAGGGCCTCGACTTCCTCGGCGAGATGGCGAAGATCCTCTTCTGA